The Nocardioides humi genome includes a region encoding these proteins:
- a CDS encoding RDD family protein, which yields MNPVPTASWGRRIVALLLDWTLCTVVVIVVFGLDAYTETGSNASLMVLPVYVVESTLLTWLAGGSAGKLLTGLCVVPADGHLHRLNPLKVLVRQVMIALVIPPLVFRADGRGLHDIVAGTSTVTFATLRTLVE from the coding sequence GTGAATCCCGTCCCCACGGCCTCGTGGGGACGCCGCATCGTCGCGCTGCTCCTCGACTGGACCCTGTGCACCGTGGTCGTCATCGTCGTGTTCGGCCTCGACGCGTACACCGAGACCGGCTCCAACGCCTCGCTGATGGTCCTGCCCGTGTACGTCGTGGAGTCGACCCTGCTGACCTGGCTGGCCGGCGGCTCGGCGGGCAAGCTGCTGACCGGTCTGTGCGTCGTACCCGCCGACGGGCACCTGCACCGCCTCAACCCGCTCAAGGTCCTGGTCCGGCAGGTCATGATCGCGCTCGTCATCCCGCCGCTCGTCTTCCGCGCCGACGGCCGCGGACTCCACGACATCGTCGCCGGCACCTCGACCGTCACCTTCGCCACCCTGCGCACCCTGGTCGAGTAG
- a CDS encoding ISL3 family transposase codes for MPDATPPAGFGHPDLTTFARLDGLGLAVIGQRLEPDRAVLACRVVDDDRWCRGCGGEGLARDTVVRRLAHEPLGWRPTTLEVAVRRYRCRECGQVWRQDTSLAAEPRAKLSRRGLRWALEGIVVQHLTVARVAEGLGVAWNTANDAVLAEGRRVLINDEHRLDGVRVLGIDEHVWRHTRPGDRGDKYVTVIIDLTPVRDGTGPARLLDMVEGRSKSVFKTWLAEQTEAFRAGVEVVAMDGFTGFKTAAAEEVPAAVAVMDPFHVVRLAGDALDECRRRIQQAIHGHRGRKGDPLYAARRTLSTGADLLTDKQIARLNALFAEDAHVEVEATWGIYQRMIAAYRHEDPRRGRDLMVKLIESVSTGVPKTLVEVTRLGRTLKKRAADVLAYFDRPGTSNGPTEALNGRLEHLRGSALGFRNLTNYIARSLLETGGFRPQLHPRLR; via the coding sequence ATGCCTGACGCTACCCCGCCGGCCGGGTTCGGCCACCCCGATCTGACTACCTTCGCCCGGCTCGACGGCCTCGGCCTGGCTGTGATCGGGCAGCGGCTCGAACCTGATCGTGCTGTCCTCGCCTGCCGGGTCGTCGATGACGACCGGTGGTGCCGCGGTTGCGGTGGGGAGGGACTGGCACGCGACACCGTGGTCCGTCGACTCGCGCACGAGCCGCTCGGTTGGCGCCCGACCACCCTCGAAGTCGCGGTCCGTCGCTACCGGTGCCGCGAGTGCGGCCAGGTGTGGCGCCAGGACACCAGCTTGGCGGCCGAGCCGCGGGCGAAGCTGTCGCGTCGGGGGCTGCGGTGGGCGCTGGAAGGGATCGTGGTGCAGCACCTGACCGTCGCACGTGTCGCCGAGGGTCTCGGGGTCGCGTGGAACACCGCGAACGATGCGGTCCTGGCCGAAGGCAGACGGGTGCTGATCAACGACGAGCACCGCCTCGACGGCGTCCGTGTGCTCGGCATCGACGAGCACGTGTGGAGACACACCCGGCCAGGTGATCGCGGCGACAAGTACGTGACCGTGATCATCGATCTCACCCCGGTGCGCGACGGCACCGGCCCGGCACGGCTGTTGGACATGGTCGAGGGCCGCTCGAAGTCGGTGTTCAAGACCTGGCTCGCTGAGCAGACCGAGGCGTTCCGTGCCGGTGTCGAGGTGGTCGCGATGGACGGGTTCACCGGCTTCAAGACCGCCGCCGCGGAGGAGGTCCCTGCCGCGGTCGCGGTGATGGACCCGTTCCACGTGGTCCGTCTGGCCGGTGATGCTCTCGATGAGTGCCGGCGCCGGATCCAGCAAGCGATCCACGGTCACCGCGGTAGGAAGGGCGACCCGCTGTACGCTGCGCGACGGACCCTGTCCACCGGTGCCGACCTGCTCACCGACAAGCAGATCGCCAGGCTCAACGCGCTGTTCGCCGAGGATGCCCATGTCGAGGTCGAGGCGACGTGGGGGATCTACCAGCGGATGATCGCGGCCTACCGGCACGAGGACCCCCGCCGTGGCCGGGACCTGATGGTGAAGCTGATCGAGTCGGTCAGCACCGGTGTGCCGAAGACGCTGGTCGAGGTCACCAGGCTGGGGCGGACGTTGAAGAAGCGCGCCGCTGACGTGCTGGCCTACTTCGACCGGCCCGGCACGTCCAACGGGCCGACCGAGGCACTCAACGGCCGCCTCGAACACCTCCGCGGCTCAGCGCTCGGGTTCCGCAACCTGACCAACTACATCGCCCGATCCCTGCTAGAGACCGGCGGCTTCAGACCCCAACTACACCCTCGATTGCGATGA
- a CDS encoding DUF6318 family protein, whose amino-acid sequence MRLLRTLAALAVLLALAACTDDEPGPRDPSSTWSPSGTMETPSPSAGQTPTEPALPDAATQASEDGARAFITYYWDLINYAQVTGDVKALKAASGPNCEGCKAGIDGIRQLYKGGGHAEGGEYTVTFDKVNQLKGDSTLVAFEALLTVANAEQLRVQGDGSEHRSAEGSSQMAVAAQWAADSWRMEVMNPQ is encoded by the coding sequence ATGCGCCTGCTCCGCACGCTGGCCGCTCTGGCCGTGCTACTGGCTTTGGCCGCCTGCACCGACGACGAGCCGGGTCCGCGCGACCCGTCGTCGACCTGGAGCCCCAGCGGCACCATGGAGACCCCGTCACCGAGCGCCGGGCAGACGCCCACCGAGCCGGCGTTGCCCGACGCCGCCACGCAGGCCAGCGAGGACGGCGCCCGGGCGTTCATCACGTACTACTGGGACCTGATCAACTACGCCCAGGTCACCGGGGATGTGAAGGCGCTCAAGGCAGCGTCGGGACCGAACTGCGAGGGCTGCAAGGCAGGTATCGACGGCATCCGACAGCTCTACAAGGGTGGCGGCCACGCCGAGGGCGGCGAATACACCGTCACGTTCGACAAGGTCAACCAGCTGAAGGGCGACTCGACCCTCGTCGCGTTCGAAGCGTTGCTGACGGTCGCGAACGCCGAACAGCTCCGTGTGCAGGGCGACGGCTCCGAGCACCGGTCCGCCGAGGGCTCGAGCCAGATGGCCGTCGCTGCTCAGTGGGCCGCGGACTCGTGGCGCATGGAGGTGATGAACCCCCAATGA
- a CDS encoding DUF4191 domain-containing protein translates to MSNTPIDPSTMSRRRQIIETYKMSREVDPAIRWWMLGAFLVFGGLGLALFRFVLPHNDSVFSWILAGIATFLIGLLAVMIVFGRRAQKAAFARLDGQLGAAARALSMLRRGWVVEEVVGFTKQQDMVHRVVGPPGIVLVGEGNPSRLKALMVSEHKKHERVAGDYPVHDVLVGKEEGQVPLNKLVRHVQKLGRQVKPAEITEIRQRLRALDSQRPKVPLPRGPVPTSMKGMRGNLRGR, encoded by the coding sequence ATGTCGAACACGCCGATCGACCCGTCCACGATGAGCCGCCGCCGGCAGATCATCGAGACCTACAAGATGTCGCGGGAGGTCGACCCGGCGATCCGGTGGTGGATGCTCGGCGCGTTCCTCGTCTTCGGCGGGCTCGGCCTGGCTCTGTTCCGCTTCGTGCTGCCGCACAACGACTCCGTCTTCAGCTGGATCCTCGCCGGCATCGCGACCTTCCTCATCGGGCTGCTCGCGGTGATGATCGTCTTCGGCCGGCGTGCCCAGAAGGCGGCCTTCGCCCGCCTCGACGGCCAGCTCGGCGCCGCCGCGCGTGCGCTGTCCATGCTCCGCCGCGGCTGGGTGGTCGAGGAGGTCGTCGGCTTCACCAAGCAGCAGGACATGGTGCACCGCGTGGTCGGCCCGCCGGGCATCGTGCTCGTCGGCGAGGGCAACCCCAGCCGGCTCAAGGCGCTGATGGTCAGCGAGCACAAGAAGCACGAGCGGGTCGCCGGCGACTACCCGGTCCACGACGTCCTCGTCGGCAAGGAGGAGGGGCAGGTCCCGCTGAACAAGCTGGTCCGTCACGTCCAGAAGCTCGGCCGCCAGGTGAAGCCCGCCGAGATCACCGAGATCCGGCAGCGGCTGCGCGCCCTGGACTCCCAGCGGCCGAAGGTCCCGCTCCCCCGGGGCCCGGTCCCCACCTCGATGAAGGGCATGCGCGGCAACCTCCGCGGCCGCTGA
- the lipA gene encoding lipoyl synthase, translating to MTAAPEGRKLLRLEVRNAQTPIERKPSWIKTRAKMGPEYTALQKLVKSEGLHTVCQEAGCPNIFECWEDREATFLIGGDQCTRRCDFCQIDTGKPQPLDKDEPRRVAESVAAMELKYATITGVARDDLPDGGAWLYAETVRAIHALNPDTGVENLIPDFNGRPDLLAEVFDSRPEVLAHNVETVPRIFKRIRPAFRYERSLDVLTQARAFGLVTKSNLILGMGETREEVSQALQDLYEAGCELVTITQYLRPSVRHHPVERWVKPQEFVELATEAEQIGFAGVLSGPLVRSSYRAGRLYRQAMDARSARAEATA from the coding sequence GTGACTGCAGCACCCGAGGGGCGCAAGCTCCTGCGTCTGGAGGTCCGCAACGCGCAGACCCCGATCGAGCGCAAACCCTCCTGGATCAAGACCCGAGCGAAGATGGGGCCGGAATACACCGCCCTGCAGAAACTGGTGAAGTCCGAAGGACTCCACACCGTGTGCCAAGAAGCCGGCTGTCCCAACATCTTCGAATGCTGGGAAGACCGCGAGGCCACCTTCCTCATCGGCGGCGACCAATGCACCCGACGCTGCGACTTCTGCCAGATCGACACCGGCAAGCCCCAGCCCCTCGACAAGGACGAGCCCCGCCGCGTCGCCGAGTCCGTGGCCGCGATGGAGTTGAAGTACGCCACCATCACCGGCGTCGCCCGCGACGACCTGCCCGACGGCGGCGCCTGGCTCTACGCCGAGACCGTGCGCGCGATCCACGCGTTGAACCCCGACACCGGGGTGGAGAACCTGATCCCCGACTTCAACGGGCGGCCCGACCTGTTGGCCGAGGTCTTCGACTCCCGCCCCGAGGTGCTGGCCCACAACGTGGAGACCGTGCCGCGGATCTTCAAGCGGATCCGCCCGGCGTTCCGCTACGAACGCTCCCTGGACGTGCTCACCCAGGCACGGGCGTTCGGACTGGTCACGAAGTCGAACCTGATCCTGGGCATGGGCGAGACCCGCGAGGAGGTCTCCCAAGCCCTGCAGGACCTGTACGAGGCCGGGTGTGAGCTGGTCACCATCACCCAGTACCTGCGACCCTCGGTGCGCCACCACCCCGTAGAACGGTGGGTCAAGCCCCAGGAGTTCGTCGAGCTCGCCACCGAGGCCGAACAGATCGGGTTCGCCGGAGTGCTGTCCGGACCCCTCGTCCGTTCGTCGTACCGGGCCGGGCGTCTGTATCGTCAGGCGATGGACGCACGCTCGGCGCGCGCCGAAGCGACCGCCTGA
- the lipB gene encoding lipoyl(octanoyl) transferase LipB: protein MTLTFREDGLGPDFIDYVTAWDLQRELHAQVVAGELTDTVLLLEHPPVFTASRRTEAHERPADPGGAPVIEVDRGGKITFHGPGQLVGYPIVRLPDHVKVVDYVRRLEEAIIAVCAEFGVTTARIPGRTGVWLKADERGGERKIAAIGIRVRKGVAMHGFALNCDVDLSWYDRFVPCGIADAGVTSLSAELGRDVPVSEVLDAVRRHLGELLAWRPYVPTPDYEPRPDPAKASVAVGVPVLSYPAR, encoded by the coding sequence GTGACGCTGACCTTCCGCGAGGACGGACTCGGGCCCGACTTCATCGACTACGTCACGGCGTGGGACCTGCAGCGCGAGCTGCACGCGCAGGTCGTCGCCGGCGAGCTGACCGACACCGTGCTCCTCCTCGAGCACCCGCCGGTGTTCACCGCGAGCCGCCGTACCGAGGCCCATGAGCGGCCCGCCGACCCCGGCGGCGCACCGGTCATCGAGGTCGACCGCGGCGGGAAGATCACCTTCCACGGCCCCGGGCAGCTCGTGGGCTACCCGATCGTCCGGCTGCCCGATCACGTCAAGGTCGTCGACTACGTCCGGCGGCTCGAGGAGGCGATCATCGCGGTGTGCGCCGAGTTCGGCGTCACCACCGCGCGGATCCCCGGCCGTACCGGTGTCTGGCTCAAGGCCGACGAGAGGGGCGGCGAGCGCAAGATCGCCGCCATCGGCATCCGGGTCCGCAAGGGCGTCGCGATGCACGGCTTCGCGCTCAACTGCGACGTCGACCTGAGCTGGTACGACCGGTTCGTCCCGTGCGGCATCGCCGACGCGGGCGTGACCTCCCTCAGCGCCGAGCTCGGCCGGGACGTCCCGGTGAGCGAGGTGCTGGACGCCGTACGACGACACCTGGGCGAGCTGCTCGCCTGGAGGCCCTACGTGCCCACGCCCGACTACGAGCCGCGGCCGGACCCGGCGAAAGCCTCGGTCGCGGTCGGCGTGCCGGTGCTGAGCTACCCGGCGCGCTGA
- a CDS encoding TIGR01777 family oxidoreductase, whose product MHVVVAGASGFLGQRLVRELLDRGHRATRLVRRDPGPDESRWDPQGGTVDSDLVHSADVVVNLGGAPLIGNPHSKRWARDVLTSRVATTDLLATTIAAAPTPPALVNASGISWYGDHGPAELTEASDTRGHALLTRVCREWEAATRPAAEAGARVVLLRTAPVQDRRNPPLQQQRLQFLAGLGGRLGNGRQHYPVISLRDWVGAASFLVEHPSAAGPANLCAPSTPTNAEFTRALARLVRRPAVLAVPSPAIRLAAGPMADEVLGSLNLRPATLLDLGYGFADPDVDAVLATGLGRSTS is encoded by the coding sequence ATGCACGTCGTGGTCGCCGGAGCCTCCGGTTTCCTCGGTCAGCGTCTCGTCCGCGAGCTGCTCGACCGGGGTCACCGGGCGACCCGGCTGGTCCGGCGCGACCCGGGGCCGGACGAGTCCCGCTGGGACCCGCAGGGCGGGACCGTCGACAGCGACCTCGTCCACTCCGCCGACGTCGTGGTCAACCTCGGCGGCGCACCGCTGATCGGCAACCCCCACTCCAAGAGGTGGGCCCGTGACGTGCTGACCAGCCGGGTCGCCACCACCGACCTGCTAGCCACCACGATCGCCGCCGCGCCCACGCCGCCGGCGCTGGTGAACGCCTCCGGCATCAGCTGGTACGGCGACCACGGCCCCGCCGAGCTCACCGAGGCCTCCGACACCCGCGGTCACGCCCTGCTCACCCGGGTGTGCCGGGAGTGGGAGGCCGCGACCCGGCCGGCCGCGGAGGCCGGCGCCCGGGTGGTGCTGCTCCGCACCGCCCCGGTCCAGGACCGCCGCAACCCGCCGCTGCAGCAGCAGCGACTGCAGTTCCTCGCCGGCCTCGGCGGCCGGCTGGGCAACGGCCGGCAGCACTATCCGGTGATCTCGCTGCGCGACTGGGTCGGCGCGGCCTCCTTCCTCGTCGAGCACCCGAGCGCCGCGGGCCCGGCCAACCTGTGCGCGCCGAGCACCCCGACCAACGCCGAGTTCACCCGGGCCCTCGCCCGTCTCGTACGACGGCCGGCGGTCCTCGCCGTACCGTCGCCCGCGATCCGGCTGGCTGCCGGGCCGATGGCCGACGAGGTGCTGGGCTCGCTCAACCTCCGCCCGGCCACCCTGCTCGACCTCGGCTACGGCTTCGCGGACCCCGACGTCGACGCGGTGCTGGCGACCGGGCTGGGCCGCTCGACCTCCTGA
- the sucB gene encoding 2-oxoglutarate dehydrogenase, E2 component, dihydrolipoamide succinyltransferase: MATEVTLPALGESVTEGTVTRWLKQVGDQIAIDEPLLEVSTDKVDTEIPSPVAGTLVEIRANEDDTVEVGAVLAVVGEAGEAPAESPAPAAETPAEPAEAAAPAAPAEPEQPAQPAAEAPPTPAAPETPSAPEAPAPAASGGAEGTAVTLPALGESVTEGTVTRWLKQVGDAVAVDEPLLEVSTDKVDTEIPSPVAGTLLEIKAAEDETVEVGAELAIIGSGTPAAAPAPAPAPEAAPAPAESAAPAPEAAPEPAAAPAPAPEAPAAAPAPTPAPAAPAAPAPAPPAPAGPAAPAAEATDGSGYVTPLVRKLAAQHGVDLAQVTGSGVGGRIRKQDVLDAAAPKAAPAAAAPAAAPAAAAAPVAPSPLRGQTVKVSRLRKIIAERMVESLHVSAQLTQVVEVDVTNIARLRESVKAEFQAREGVKLTYLPFFTKAAIDTLKQHPALNANLDLEKGEITYYDRENVAFAVDTEKGLLTPVVKDAGDLSISGLAKKIADVAERTRTNKIGPDELSGGTFTITNLGSFGALWDTPIINQPQVAILGPGAVVKRPVVIDDEDLGETIAVRHMVYFALTYDHRVVDGADAGRFLRDLKKRLEAGQFEV; this comes from the coding sequence ATGGCGACCGAAGTCACTCTCCCCGCGCTCGGTGAGTCCGTCACCGAAGGCACCGTCACTCGCTGGCTCAAGCAGGTCGGCGACCAGATCGCGATCGACGAGCCCCTGCTCGAGGTCAGCACCGACAAGGTGGACACGGAGATCCCGTCTCCCGTCGCCGGCACGCTGGTCGAGATCCGCGCGAACGAGGACGACACGGTCGAGGTCGGCGCCGTCCTGGCGGTCGTCGGCGAGGCCGGCGAGGCGCCGGCCGAGTCCCCCGCTCCCGCTGCCGAGACTCCCGCCGAGCCGGCCGAGGCCGCCGCCCCCGCCGCCCCCGCCGAGCCCGAGCAGCCGGCTCAGCCCGCCGCGGAGGCTCCCCCGACCCCCGCCGCCCCGGAGACCCCGTCGGCCCCCGAGGCTCCCGCACCCGCGGCCTCGGGCGGAGCCGAGGGCACCGCGGTCACCCTGCCTGCCCTGGGCGAGTCGGTCACCGAGGGCACCGTCACCCGCTGGCTCAAGCAGGTCGGTGACGCCGTCGCCGTCGACGAGCCGCTGCTCGAGGTCTCCACCGACAAGGTCGACACCGAGATCCCGTCGCCGGTCGCCGGCACGCTGCTCGAGATCAAGGCCGCCGAGGACGAGACCGTCGAGGTCGGCGCCGAGCTCGCCATCATCGGCTCCGGTACGCCGGCCGCCGCTCCCGCTCCCGCTCCCGCTCCCGAGGCCGCCCCGGCGCCCGCCGAGTCCGCCGCGCCGGCGCCCGAGGCCGCGCCCGAGCCCGCGGCCGCACCGGCACCCGCACCGGAGGCGCCCGCCGCGGCGCCGGCTCCCACCCCGGCTCCGGCCGCTCCCGCTGCGCCCGCTCCGGCTCCCCCCGCGCCCGCGGGCCCGGCAGCCCCTGCCGCGGAGGCGACCGACGGTTCGGGCTACGTCACCCCGCTGGTCCGCAAGCTCGCCGCCCAGCACGGCGTCGACCTCGCCCAGGTCACCGGCTCGGGTGTCGGCGGCCGGATCCGCAAGCAGGACGTCCTCGACGCCGCCGCGCCGAAGGCCGCGCCCGCCGCGGCCGCTCCTGCCGCCGCCCCGGCCGCGGCCGCCGCACCGGTCGCGCCGTCGCCGCTGCGCGGCCAGACCGTCAAGGTCAGCCGGCTGCGCAAGATCATCGCCGAGCGGATGGTGGAGTCGCTGCACGTCTCCGCCCAGCTCACCCAGGTGGTCGAGGTCGACGTCACCAATATCGCCCGACTGCGCGAGAGCGTGAAGGCGGAGTTCCAGGCACGCGAGGGCGTCAAGCTGACGTACCTGCCGTTCTTCACCAAGGCGGCGATCGACACCCTCAAGCAGCACCCGGCGCTCAACGCGAACCTCGACCTCGAGAAGGGCGAGATCACCTACTACGACCGCGAGAACGTCGCGTTCGCCGTCGACACCGAGAAGGGCCTGCTGACCCCGGTCGTCAAGGACGCCGGCGACCTGTCGATCTCCGGCCTGGCCAAGAAGATCGCCGACGTCGCGGAGCGGACCCGGACCAACAAGATCGGTCCGGACGAGCTCTCCGGCGGCACCTTCACGATCACCAACCTCGGCAGCTTCGGCGCCCTGTGGGACACCCCGATCATCAACCAGCCGCAGGTCGCCATCCTCGGCCCCGGCGCGGTGGTCAAGCGTCCCGTGGTCATCGACGACGAGGACCTCGGCGAGACCATCGCGGTGCGCCACATGGTCTACTTCGCGCTGACCTACGACCACCGCGTGGTCGACGGCGCCGACGCCGGCCGGTTCCTGCGGGACCTGAAGAAGCGCCTCGAGGCCGGTCAGTTCGAGGTCTGA
- a CDS encoding leucyl aminopeptidase gives MTTFALRTASPAKTRAEAVVVGVLPDGVLAPGAEDVAAAYGRKLKGLLATVGAKGAPGEVAKVPTGGTIASPLLVLVGLGADPDAAAVRRAAGNAARAVTNAASVALALPADGPELVRAVVEGYRLGGYAFTSYKSKPATPTTPAEVVVLTPVARRAEVAAAVESAQVVVDAVVATRDWVNTPPADLTPPAFADAIAAAVKDVNKGLPKGGAKVKVDVLDETRLAELGCGGLLGVGAGSAAPPRLVELTYAPADAVAHVALVGKGITFDSGGLWIKPAASMATMKEDMAGAAAVVQATLAAARLGLPVRISAFAALAENMIGDAAMRPGDVLTTYDGTTVEVSNTDAEGRLVLADALGRAVEAEPDTIVDIATLTGHMVLALGDRLAGVMGDDDVVAQVIAAGAAAGEDAWPMPIPEYMDDRIHSSAIADLAQYDGIRWGGGLFAAAFLRAFTGALPWAHLDIAGPTFNKGGPNGHLTAGATGYGVATLIEYVRARGDA, from the coding sequence GTGACGACCTTCGCCCTCCGTACGGCCAGCCCCGCCAAGACCCGCGCCGAGGCGGTCGTCGTGGGGGTGCTGCCCGACGGGGTGCTGGCGCCGGGCGCGGAGGACGTCGCGGCGGCGTACGGCCGCAAGCTCAAGGGCCTGCTCGCCACCGTCGGCGCCAAGGGCGCGCCCGGCGAGGTCGCGAAGGTGCCGACCGGCGGGACCATCGCCTCCCCCCTGCTCGTGCTCGTCGGGCTGGGCGCGGACCCCGATGCCGCGGCGGTACGACGCGCCGCCGGCAACGCCGCGCGCGCGGTCACCAACGCCGCGTCGGTCGCGCTGGCCCTGCCGGCCGACGGCCCGGAGCTGGTCCGGGCCGTGGTGGAGGGCTACCGGCTCGGCGGCTACGCCTTCACCTCCTACAAGAGCAAGCCCGCGACGCCGACCACGCCGGCCGAGGTCGTGGTGCTCACGCCGGTCGCGCGCCGGGCCGAGGTGGCCGCGGCGGTCGAGTCCGCGCAGGTCGTGGTCGACGCCGTCGTCGCCACCCGGGACTGGGTGAACACGCCGCCGGCCGACCTGACCCCGCCGGCGTTCGCCGACGCCATCGCCGCGGCCGTCAAGGACGTCAACAAGGGGCTGCCGAAGGGCGGCGCCAAGGTGAAGGTGGACGTGCTCGACGAGACCCGCCTGGCCGAGCTGGGCTGCGGCGGACTCCTCGGCGTGGGCGCCGGCTCGGCCGCGCCCCCGCGCCTGGTCGAGCTCACCTACGCCCCCGCCGACGCGGTCGCCCACGTCGCGCTCGTCGGCAAGGGCATCACCTTCGACTCCGGCGGGCTGTGGATCAAGCCGGCGGCGAGCATGGCCACGATGAAGGAGGACATGGCCGGCGCCGCCGCCGTCGTCCAGGCCACCCTCGCCGCCGCCCGGCTCGGCCTCCCGGTGCGGATCTCCGCCTTCGCCGCCCTCGCCGAGAACATGATCGGCGACGCCGCCATGCGCCCCGGCGACGTGCTGACGACGTACGACGGCACGACCGTCGAGGTCAGCAACACCGACGCCGAGGGCCGGCTGGTGCTGGCCGACGCGCTGGGCCGTGCCGTGGAGGCCGAGCCCGACACGATCGTGGACATCGCCACCCTGACCGGTCACATGGTGCTGGCGCTGGGCGACCGGCTGGCCGGCGTGATGGGCGACGACGACGTGGTCGCCCAGGTGATCGCGGCCGGCGCCGCGGCCGGCGAGGACGCGTGGCCGATGCCGATCCCGGAGTACATGGACGACCGGATCCACAGCTCCGCCATCGCCGACCTCGCCCAGTACGACGGCATCCGCTGGGGCGGCGGGCTGTTCGCCGCGGCGTTCCTCCGCGCGTTCACCGGCGCCCTGCCGTGGGCGCACCTCGACATCGCCGGGCCGACCTTCAACAAGGGCGGTCCGAACGGGCACCTCACGGCCGGCGCGACCGGCTACGGCGTGGCGACGCTCATCGAGTACGTCAGGGCTCGCGGCGACGCCTGA
- the gcvT gene encoding glycine cleavage system aminomethyltransferase GcvT — protein sequence MADPTPLHSPLHDRHEALGAKFSEFGGWLMPLEYPTGVVREHAAVRDGVGIFDVSHLGKLVVRGPGAVEFLNATLTNDLHRIGPGRAQYSLVVDDATGGIVDDVFTYYRDDDHVLVVPNASNNDEVRRRLAAAAPDGVEVLDHHRDYVVLAVQGTRSDEVVAGIGLPVGHDYLTFVEAPFEGAQVVVCRTGYTGERGYELIAPSEVAPALWDALMAAGEPYGLVPAGLGARDTLRTEMGYPLHGQDISPDITPNEARLGWAVGWKKPAFWGRERLLAEREAGPRRKLVGIVSTGRAIPRPHMSVRLLRDVPLGEVTSGTFSPTMRKGIGLALVSTVVDDGAEVMVDVRGRPEVFQITKPPFVQPSVRES from the coding sequence ATGGCGGACCCGACCCCCCTCCACTCACCCCTGCACGACCGGCACGAGGCGCTGGGCGCCAAGTTCTCCGAGTTCGGCGGCTGGCTGATGCCGCTGGAGTACCCGACCGGCGTCGTCAGGGAGCACGCCGCGGTCCGCGACGGCGTCGGCATCTTCGACGTCAGCCACCTCGGCAAGCTCGTCGTGCGCGGCCCGGGCGCGGTGGAGTTCCTCAACGCCACGCTCACCAACGACCTGCACCGGATCGGGCCCGGCAGGGCGCAGTACAGCCTCGTCGTCGACGACGCGACCGGCGGGATCGTCGACGACGTCTTCACCTACTACCGCGACGACGACCACGTGCTCGTCGTGCCCAACGCCAGCAACAACGACGAGGTACGCCGCCGCCTGGCGGCGGCCGCCCCGGACGGCGTCGAGGTGCTCGACCACCACCGCGACTACGTCGTCCTGGCGGTCCAGGGCACGAGGTCGGACGAGGTCGTGGCCGGCATCGGCCTGCCGGTCGGCCACGACTACCTCACCTTCGTGGAGGCGCCCTTCGAGGGTGCGCAGGTCGTGGTCTGCCGCACGGGCTACACCGGCGAGCGCGGCTACGAGCTGATCGCGCCCTCCGAGGTCGCGCCCGCGCTGTGGGACGCGCTGATGGCGGCGGGCGAGCCGTACGGCCTGGTGCCGGCCGGCCTCGGCGCCCGCGACACGCTGCGCACCGAGATGGGCTACCCGCTCCACGGCCAGGACATCTCCCCGGACATCACCCCCAACGAGGCCCGCCTCGGCTGGGCGGTCGGCTGGAAGAAGCCCGCGTTCTGGGGCCGCGAGCGGCTGCTCGCCGAGCGCGAGGCGGGACCGCGCCGCAAGCTGGTGGGGATCGTCTCCACCGGCCGGGCGATCCCGCGTCCCCACATGAGCGTGCGGCTGCTGCGCGACGTCCCCCTCGGCGAGGTCACCTCCGGCACCTTCTCGCCGACCATGCGCAAGGGGATCGGCCTGGCACTGGTCTCGACCGTGGTCGACGACGGGGCCGAGGTGATGGTCGACGTCCGCGGCCGGCCCGAGGTCTTCCAGATCACCAAGCCGCCGTTCGTGCAGCCGTCCGTGCGAGAGTCATAG